In one Pseudomonas tensinigenes genomic region, the following are encoded:
- a CDS encoding ABC transporter permease — translation MKTASPAGKRSGNFYGLGTYLGLAGALLAMIALFSVLSSHFLSYNTFSTLANQIPDLMVLAVGMTFVLIIGGIDLSVGSVLALAASTVSVAILGWGWGVLPSALLGMAVAALAGTVTGSITVAWRIPSFIVSLGVLEMARGLAYQMTGSRTAYIGDSFAWLSNPIAFGISPSFIIALLVIIIAQAVLTRTVFGRYLIGIGTNEEAVRLAGINPKPYKILVFSLMGLLAGIAALFQISRLEAADPNAGSGLELQVIAAVVIGGTSLMGGRGSVISTFFGVLIISVLAAGLAQIGATEPTKRIITGAVIVIAVVLDTYRSQRASRRG, via the coding sequence ATGAAAACTGCATCTCCTGCCGGCAAACGTAGTGGCAACTTCTATGGTCTGGGCACTTATCTGGGTCTGGCCGGTGCCTTGCTGGCGATGATTGCGCTGTTCTCGGTCTTGAGCAGCCACTTTCTGTCCTATAACACCTTCAGTACGCTGGCCAACCAGATTCCTGACCTGATGGTGCTTGCCGTCGGCATGACCTTCGTGTTGATCATCGGCGGCATCGACCTGTCGGTGGGCTCGGTACTGGCACTGGCCGCTTCGACGGTCAGCGTCGCCATTCTCGGTTGGGGTTGGGGCGTGTTGCCGTCAGCGTTGCTCGGCATGGCCGTGGCGGCACTTGCCGGTACCGTCACCGGTTCGATCACTGTTGCGTGGCGTATTCCATCGTTCATCGTCTCCCTGGGCGTGCTGGAAATGGCTCGGGGTCTGGCGTATCAGATGACCGGATCGCGCACGGCGTACATCGGTGATTCGTTTGCCTGGCTGTCGAACCCGATCGCGTTCGGCATCTCGCCGTCGTTCATCATTGCCTTGCTGGTGATCATCATTGCTCAAGCGGTTCTGACCCGTACCGTGTTTGGTCGCTACCTGATCGGCATCGGCACCAACGAAGAGGCGGTGCGTCTGGCGGGGATCAATCCGAAACCCTACAAGATTCTGGTGTTCAGCCTGATGGGCCTGCTGGCCGGTATCGCCGCGCTGTTTCAGATTTCCCGTCTGGAAGCCGCTGATCCGAATGCCGGTTCCGGTCTGGAGCTGCAAGTGATCGCCGCGGTGGTGATTGGCGGTACCAGCCTGATGGGCGGACGCGGTTCGGTGATCAGTACATTCTTTGGCGTATTGATTATCTCGGTACTGGCGGCGGGTCTGGCGCAGATCGGTGCAACCGAGCCGACCAAACGTATCATCACGGGCGCGGTCATCGTGATCGCGGTGGTGCTCGACACTTATCGCAGTCAGCGCGCCAGTCGCCGGGGCTAA
- a CDS encoding DUF1654 domain-containing protein yields MHVQLNKDNLVATSPDAPDAYERMGMRVQKIINSPTAQKAKAALIFRLPDEPMDEWERLLEEIDENDNVTLAYRDDGGVQIFWVVPKED; encoded by the coding sequence ATGCACGTACAGCTTAATAAGGATAACCTCGTGGCCACCTCCCCAGATGCTCCTGACGCTTACGAACGCATGGGCATGCGCGTTCAGAAAATCATCAACTCCCCCACTGCCCAAAAAGCCAAAGCCGCACTGATCTTCCGTCTGCCGGACGAGCCGATGGACGAATGGGAACGCCTGCTCGAGGAAATCGACGAGAACGACAACGTTACCCTCGCCTATCGCGACGACGGTGGCGTGCAGATTTTTTGGGTTGTACCGAAGGAAGATTGA
- the csrA gene encoding carbon storage regulator CsrA yields MLILTRKVGESINIGDDITITILGVSGQQVRIGINAPKNVAVHREEIYQRIQAGLTAPDKPQTP; encoded by the coding sequence ATGCTGATACTCACCCGCAAAGTCGGTGAAAGCATAAACATCGGTGATGACATCACTATCACCATTCTGGGCGTAAGCGGCCAACAGGTCCGCATTGGCATCAACGCTCCGAAAAACGTTGCAGTGCACCGTGAAGAGATTTACCAGCGCATTCAGGCTGGCCTGACCGCCCCGGACAAGCCACAAACTCCCTGA
- a CDS encoding LacI family DNA-binding transcriptional regulator, which yields MATIKDVAALAGISYTTVSHVVNNTRPVSQEVRLKVEAAIKSLDYVPSAVARSLKAKTTATIGLLVPNSLNPYFAELARGIEDYCERNGYCVILCNSDDNPDKQRSYLRVLLEKRIDGLIVASAGGDSGLAQGLAGVKTPMVIVDRGLDGVDADLVRIDHEYGAYLATRHLLELGHRDIATIGGPASTSVAQMRLAGYCRALKEAGVEVRQERMLESDFTSTGGYNAAATLLESNPPSAIFAGNDMIGIGVLRAAAERNVRVPSELSVIGFDDIQMSRYVYPALTTVGQSILQLGEMAAEVLLRRIATPTLGTDQRIVTPSIVLRESTAPLSGVFTEYR from the coding sequence ATGGCAACGATCAAGGATGTGGCAGCCCTCGCGGGAATTTCCTACACGACGGTGTCGCATGTGGTGAACAACACCCGGCCGGTCAGTCAGGAGGTGCGGTTGAAAGTCGAGGCGGCGATCAAGAGCCTCGACTATGTGCCGAGCGCGGTGGCGCGCTCGCTGAAGGCCAAGACCACTGCAACCATCGGCCTGCTGGTGCCGAACAGTCTCAACCCGTACTTCGCGGAACTGGCGCGGGGCATCGAGGATTACTGCGAGCGTAACGGCTACTGCGTGATCCTCTGTAACTCGGACGATAATCCCGACAAGCAGCGCAGCTATTTGCGCGTATTGCTGGAGAAACGCATCGACGGTCTGATCGTTGCTTCCGCAGGTGGTGACAGCGGTCTGGCGCAAGGGCTGGCTGGCGTAAAAACGCCGATGGTCATCGTCGACCGTGGTCTGGACGGTGTCGATGCCGATCTGGTGCGCATCGATCACGAATATGGCGCCTACCTCGCCACCCGGCACTTGCTGGAATTGGGTCACCGCGACATTGCCACTATTGGCGGTCCGGCCAGTACCAGCGTGGCGCAGATGCGTCTGGCCGGATATTGCCGTGCGCTGAAAGAGGCGGGCGTTGAGGTCCGCCAGGAGCGCATGCTGGAAAGTGATTTCACCAGTACCGGCGGCTACAACGCGGCGGCGACGCTGCTTGAAAGCAATCCGCCGAGCGCGATTTTTGCCGGTAACGACATGATCGGCATCGGCGTGCTGCGCGCTGCAGCGGAGCGCAATGTTCGCGTGCCGAGCGAGCTGTCGGTGATCGGCTTCGACGATATCCAGATGAGTCGTTACGTGTATCCGGCACTCACCACGGTAGGGCAATCGATCCTGCAACTGGGTGAGATGGCCGCCGAAGTGCTGTTGCGAAGGATTGCTACGCCGACTCTGGGCACTGATCAGCGGATCGTGACTCCGAGTATTGTCTTGCGCGAATCGACCGCACCGTTGTCCGGCGTGTTCACCGAATACCGCTGA
- a CDS encoding endonuclease, translated as MSVRCFALLLLFIAVGAQAGAPRTFTEAKKVAWKLYAPQSTEFYCGCKYTGNKVDLKACGYVPRKNAKRASRIEWEHIVPAWQFGHQRQCWQEGGRKNCTRYDPSYQKAEADLHNLVPSIGEVNGDRSNFSYGWLPVQSGQYGSCLTQVDFKAKKVMPRPSIRGMIARTYFYMSKQYGLRLSKQDRQLYEAWDKTYPVQDWERQRNQSVACVMGRGNEFVGPVNMKACG; from the coding sequence ATGAGTGTCCGCTGTTTTGCTTTGCTGCTTTTGTTCATCGCCGTGGGTGCTCAGGCTGGCGCGCCCCGCACCTTTACCGAAGCCAAGAAGGTCGCCTGGAAGCTGTATGCACCACAGTCCACAGAGTTTTATTGCGGGTGCAAGTACACCGGCAACAAGGTTGACCTGAAGGCTTGCGGTTACGTACCGCGCAAGAATGCCAAGCGTGCATCACGCATTGAATGGGAACACATCGTGCCGGCCTGGCAGTTCGGCCATCAGCGTCAGTGCTGGCAGGAAGGTGGACGCAAGAACTGCACGCGTTACGACCCAAGCTATCAGAAAGCTGAAGCCGATCTGCATAACCTGGTGCCAAGTATTGGCGAGGTCAACGGAGACCGCAGCAACTTCAGCTACGGCTGGCTGCCGGTGCAATCCGGGCAGTATGGCTCGTGCCTGACCCAGGTCGACTTCAAGGCGAAGAAGGTCATGCCTCGCCCGTCGATTCGCGGCATGATCGCCCGCACTTACTTCTACATGAGCAAGCAATACGGCTTGCGCCTGTCGAAGCAGGATCGACAATTGTACGAGGCCTGGGACAAGACTTACCCGGTGCAGGACTGGGAGCGTCAGCGTAATCAAAGCGTGGCGTGCGTGATGGGACGCGGCAATGAATTTGTCGGCCCGGTGAACATGAAAGCCTGCGGCTGA
- a CDS encoding SPOR domain-containing protein: protein MRKLVWLVAALVLTGCGEGKNADAAKPQSAVVTAPAAAAAPQWDLEVRGETPQAVSDLSGWLIEHAFVPTVIKDSSGKTRILIGPFNSQAEAEARKVQVDAALVKAKKQNIESVVIEHPLTP from the coding sequence GTGCGCAAATTGGTTTGGTTGGTCGCGGCACTGGTATTGACTGGGTGTGGTGAAGGCAAGAATGCAGACGCAGCAAAACCACAATCGGCTGTAGTGACGGCGCCGGCTGCGGCTGCAGCACCACAATGGGATCTCGAAGTGCGCGGCGAAACCCCGCAGGCTGTCAGCGACCTGAGCGGCTGGTTGATCGAGCACGCTTTCGTACCTACGGTGATCAAGGACAGCAGTGGCAAAACACGAATTCTGATTGGTCCTTTCAACTCGCAAGCCGAAGCTGAAGCCCGAAAAGTACAAGTGGATGCTGCTCTGGTGAAAGCCAAGAAGCAGAATATTGAATCGGTGGTGATCGAGCACCCGCTCACGCCGTAA
- the rbsD gene encoding D-ribose pyranase: protein MKKTPLLNVALSRLIASLGHGDMVVIGDAGLPVPPGVELIDLALTHGVPDFVSTLKVVLSEMQVESHALAKEIFDKQPTALTALDALNEEGALGRRDLLSHEQFKVLSRQARAIVRTGECQPYCNIVLVAGVTF, encoded by the coding sequence ATGAAAAAAACTCCTCTGCTGAACGTCGCCTTGTCGCGGCTGATTGCATCTCTGGGCCATGGCGACATGGTGGTTATCGGTGATGCCGGGCTGCCGGTGCCGCCGGGGGTCGAGCTGATTGATCTGGCGCTGACCCATGGCGTCCCGGATTTCGTCAGCACCCTGAAGGTCGTGCTCAGCGAGATGCAGGTGGAAAGCCATGCGTTGGCCAAAGAAATCTTCGACAAGCAACCGACCGCACTGACTGCGCTGGACGCGTTGAATGAAGAGGGCGCTCTGGGGCGTCGCGATCTGCTCAGTCATGAGCAATTCAAGGTGCTCAGCCGACAGGCTCGGGCGATTGTTCGTACAGGCGAATGTCAGCCGTACTGCAACATCGTGCTGGTCGCTGGAGTCACCTTTTAA
- a CDS encoding sugar ABC transporter ATP-binding protein, giving the protein MSVSAPNAVLSVSGIGKTYAQPVLTGIDLTLMRGEVLALTGENGAGKSTLSKIIGGLVTPTTGQMQFHGKDYRPGSRTQAEELGVRMVMQELNLLPTLSVAENLFLDNLPSNGGWISRKQLRKAAIEAMAQVGLDAIDPDTLVGELGIGHQQMVEIARNLIGDCHVLILDEPTAMLTAREVEMLFEQITRLQARGVSIIYISHRLEELARVAQRIAVLRDGNLVCVEPMANYNSEQLVTLMVGRELGEHIDMGPRKIGAPALTVTGLTRSDKVRDVSFEVRAGEIFGISGLIGAGRTELLRLIFGADVADSGSIALGSPAKVVSVRSPVDAVRNGIALITEDRKGEGLLLSQSISANIALGNMPEISSGGVVNNGDEIALAQRQIDAMRIRSSSPTQLVSELSGGNQQKVVIGRWLERDCSVLLFDEPTRGIDVGAKFDIYALLGELTRQGKALVVVSSDLRELMLICDRIGVLSAGRLIDTFERDSWTQDDLLAAAFAGYQKRDALLNEAAPRDLP; this is encoded by the coding sequence ATGTCAGTTTCCGCCCCGAACGCTGTCCTCTCGGTCAGCGGTATCGGTAAGACCTATGCGCAACCGGTGCTCACCGGCATCGATCTGACGCTGATGCGCGGTGAAGTACTGGCGCTGACCGGCGAGAATGGTGCCGGCAAAAGTACCCTGTCGAAGATCATTGGCGGACTGGTCACCCCGACCACCGGCCAGATGCAATTCCACGGCAAGGACTATCGACCGGGCAGTCGCACCCAGGCTGAAGAACTGGGCGTGCGCATGGTCATGCAAGAACTCAATCTGTTGCCGACATTGTCGGTCGCGGAAAACCTGTTTCTCGACAATCTGCCAAGCAACGGCGGCTGGATCAGTCGCAAGCAACTGCGCAAAGCCGCGATCGAAGCCATGGCGCAGGTCGGTCTCGACGCGATCGATCCGGATACGCTGGTCGGCGAGTTGGGTATCGGGCATCAGCAGATGGTCGAAATCGCCCGTAACCTGATCGGCGATTGCCATGTGCTGATCCTCGACGAACCGACCGCGATGCTCACCGCGCGAGAAGTCGAAATGCTCTTTGAGCAGATCACCCGATTGCAGGCGCGCGGCGTCTCGATCATCTACATTTCCCACCGTCTCGAAGAGCTCGCCCGTGTGGCACAGCGGATTGCCGTGCTGCGTGACGGCAATCTGGTCTGCGTCGAGCCGATGGCCAATTACAACAGCGAGCAACTGGTTACGCTGATGGTTGGTCGTGAACTGGGCGAACATATCGACATGGGCCCGCGCAAGATCGGTGCCCCGGCGCTGACTGTCACGGGTCTGACTCGCTCCGACAAAGTGCGCGATGTCTCCTTCGAAGTGCGTGCCGGCGAGATCTTCGGGATTTCCGGGCTGATCGGGGCAGGGCGCACAGAGCTGCTGCGACTGATCTTCGGTGCAGACGTTGCCGACAGCGGCAGCATTGCTCTCGGCTCGCCAGCGAAAGTCGTCAGTGTGCGCTCGCCAGTCGATGCCGTGCGCAACGGTATCGCGTTGATCACCGAGGACCGCAAGGGGGAAGGCCTGCTGCTCAGTCAGTCGATCAGCGCCAACATCGCCCTCGGCAACATGCCGGAGATTTCCAGTGGCGGTGTCGTCAACAACGGCGACGAGATCGCTCTGGCGCAGCGTCAGATCGACGCCATGCGCATCCGCAGTTCGAGTCCGACACAATTGGTTTCGGAATTGTCCGGCGGCAACCAGCAGAAAGTCGTGATCGGCCGCTGGCTGGAGCGCGACTGTTCGGTGCTGCTGTTCGACGAGCCGACCCGTGGCATCGACGTCGGCGCCAAGTTCGATATTTATGCCTTGCTCGGCGAACTGACGCGCCAGGGCAAAGCGCTGGTGGTGGTATCCAGTGACCTGCGTGAACTGATGCTGATCTGCGACCGCATCGGCGTGCTGTCGGCAGGGCGCTTGATCGACACCTTCGAGCGCGATAGCTGGACCCAGGATGATTTGCTTGCCGCCGCGTTCGCCGGCTACCAAAAACGTGATGCGTTGCTCAACGAAGCGGCGCCTAGGGATCTCCCATGA
- the rbsK gene encoding ribokinase, with translation MPANVVVIGSLNMDLVTRAPRLPVGGETLIGHSFATVSGGKGANQAVAAARLGAQVAMVGCVGNDDYGVQLRDALLAEQIDCQAVSTVNDSSGVALIVVDDNSQNAIVIVAGANGAMTPAVIDRFDAVLQAADVIICQLEIPDATVGHALKRARALGKIVILNPAPASRALPADWFAAIDYLIPNESEATVLSGLPVDSLETAERAASKLIAMGAGKVIITLGAQGSLFANGQSFEHFPAPKVKAVDTTAAGDTFVGGFAAALANGKSEAEAIRYGQIAAALSVTRAGAQPSIPIQSDVQAFKPA, from the coding sequence ATGCCAGCAAATGTAGTGGTAATAGGCAGCCTGAACATGGATCTGGTGACCCGGGCGCCGCGGCTGCCGGTAGGCGGTGAAACGCTGATCGGTCATTCCTTTGCCACGGTTTCCGGTGGCAAGGGCGCCAATCAGGCGGTGGCCGCCGCGCGTTTGGGCGCACAGGTGGCGATGGTCGGCTGCGTTGGCAATGACGACTATGGCGTGCAATTGCGTGACGCCTTGTTGGCCGAGCAGATCGATTGTCAGGCAGTGAGCACAGTCAATGACTCCAGCGGCGTGGCGCTGATCGTGGTCGATGACAACAGTCAGAACGCCATTGTCATCGTCGCCGGCGCCAACGGCGCCATGACGCCCGCGGTGATCGACCGGTTTGACGCAGTGTTGCAAGCCGCCGACGTGATTATCTGCCAGCTCGAAATTCCGGATGCCACGGTGGGACATGCGCTCAAGCGTGCGCGTGCACTGGGCAAAATCGTCATCCTCAATCCGGCACCGGCCAGTCGTGCACTGCCGGCAGACTGGTTTGCCGCGATCGATTACCTGATCCCCAACGAGAGCGAAGCGACCGTGTTGAGCGGATTGCCGGTGGATTCTCTGGAAACCGCAGAGCGTGCTGCCAGCAAGCTGATCGCCATGGGGGCAGGCAAAGTCATCATTACCCTCGGTGCTCAAGGTTCGCTGTTCGCTAACGGCCAGAGCTTTGAGCATTTCCCGGCGCCGAAAGTGAAGGCTGTCGACACCACCGCCGCCGGAGACACCTTTGTCGGTGGCTTTGCGGCGGCGCTGGCCAATGGCAAATCCGAGGCCGAGGCGATTCGCTACGGGCAGATTGCCGCCGCGCTTTCGGTAACCCGCGCCGGTGCACAACCGTCCATTCCAATCCAATCCGACGTACAGGCCTTTAAACCCGCATGA
- a CDS encoding asparaginase, with the protein MKSAFNTLVPGALALLLLLPTALQAKEVETQTKLANVVVLATGGTIAGAGASAANSATYQAAKVGVEQLIAGIPELSKLANVRGEQVMQIASESITNENLLQLGRRVAELADSKDVDGIVITHGTDTLEETAYFLNLVEKTDKPIIVVGSMRPGTAMSADGMLNLYNAVAVASSKEAHGKGVLVTMNDEIQSGRDVSKMINIKTEAFKSAWGPLGMVVEGKSYWFRLPAKRHTMDSEFDIKNIKSLPDVEIAYSYGNVSDTAYKALAQSGAKAIIHAGTGNGSVSSRVVPALQALRKDGVQIIRSSHVNAGGFVLRNAEQPDDKYDWVVAHDLNPQKARILAMVALTKTNDSKELQRMFWEY; encoded by the coding sequence ATGAAATCTGCTTTCAACACTTTGGTTCCGGGCGCTTTGGCCCTTCTCCTGCTCCTGCCCACCGCCCTTCAGGCGAAAGAAGTCGAGACCCAGACCAAGCTCGCTAACGTCGTGGTACTTGCTACGGGCGGCACCATTGCCGGTGCTGGCGCGAGCGCCGCCAACAGCGCCACCTATCAGGCGGCCAAGGTCGGCGTCGAACAATTGATCGCCGGCATTCCCGAACTGAGCAAACTGGCGAACGTGCGTGGCGAACAAGTCATGCAGATTGCCTCGGAAAGCATCACCAACGAAAACCTGCTGCAACTGGGTCGTCGCGTGGCCGAACTGGCTGATAGCAAAGACGTCGACGGCATCGTCATCACCCACGGCACCGACACCCTGGAGGAAACCGCTTACTTCCTCAATCTGGTGGAAAAAACTGACAAACCGATCATCGTGGTCGGCTCGATGCGTCCGGGCACCGCCATGTCCGCCGATGGCATGCTCAACCTGTACAACGCCGTGGCCGTGGCCAGCAGCAAAGAAGCACACGGCAAAGGCGTACTGGTGACCATGAACGATGAAATCCAGTCCGGTCGCGACGTCAGCAAAATGATCAACATCAAGACCGAGGCGTTCAAAAGTGCCTGGGGCCCACTGGGCATGGTGGTTGAAGGCAAATCCTACTGGTTCCGCTTGCCAGCCAAGCGTCACACCATGGATTCGGAATTCGACATCAAAAACATCAAGAGTCTTCCTGACGTAGAAATCGCTTATTCCTACGGCAACGTCAGCGATACTGCCTACAAGGCTCTCGCCCAATCCGGCGCCAAGGCCATCATCCATGCCGGTACTGGCAACGGCTCGGTATCCTCCCGCGTGGTGCCAGCTCTGCAAGCACTGCGCAAGGATGGCGTGCAAATCATTCGTTCGTCCCACGTCAACGCTGGCGGCTTCGTTCTGCGTAACGCCGAGCAGCCTGACGACAAATACGACTGGGTTGTCGCTCACGACCTGAACCCGCAGAAAGCCCGCATCCTGGCAATGGTCGCTTTGACCAAAACCAATGACAGCAAAGAGCTGCAACGGATGTTCTGGGAATATTGA
- a CDS encoding sugar ABC transporter substrate-binding protein, with protein sequence MKLPFAGRLLAVAMLAATAAALPVSSAFAESAEKPKVALVMKSLANEFFLTMEDGAKAYQKEHSADFDLISNGIKDETDTAGQTRIVEQMILAKVNALVIAPSDSKAMVPVIKKAVDAGITVINIDNQLDPAIVKSKNISVPFVGPDNRKGARLVGEYLAKQLKAGDEVGIIEGVSTTTNAQQRTAGFKDAMDAAQIKIVSLQSGDWEIDKGNKVAASILSEYPDVKALLAGNDSMAVGAVSAVRAAGKAGQVQVVGYDNINAIKPMLKDGRVLATADQFAAKQAVFGIETALKIIKGEKVDSGANGVIETPVELVTK encoded by the coding sequence ATGAAGCTGCCATTCGCTGGACGTCTTCTTGCTGTCGCTATGCTGGCTGCCACAGCCGCCGCACTACCTGTCTCCTCGGCATTCGCCGAATCCGCCGAAAAACCCAAAGTCGCGCTGGTCATGAAGTCTCTGGCCAACGAATTCTTCCTGACCATGGAAGATGGCGCCAAGGCCTACCAGAAAGAACACTCCGCCGATTTCGACCTGATCTCCAACGGCATCAAGGATGAAACCGATACGGCCGGCCAGACCCGCATCGTCGAGCAAATGATCCTCGCCAAGGTCAATGCACTGGTGATCGCGCCTTCCGATTCCAAGGCCATGGTGCCGGTGATCAAGAAAGCTGTCGATGCCGGCATCACCGTGATCAACATCGACAACCAGCTCGATCCGGCCATCGTCAAAAGCAAAAACATCAGCGTGCCCTTCGTAGGCCCGGACAACCGCAAGGGTGCGCGTCTGGTCGGTGAATATCTGGCCAAGCAGCTCAAGGCCGGTGACGAAGTCGGCATCATTGAAGGCGTGTCCACGACCACTAATGCCCAGCAGCGCACCGCTGGCTTCAAGGATGCGATGGACGCTGCGCAGATCAAGATCGTTTCCCTGCAATCCGGTGATTGGGAAATCGACAAGGGCAACAAGGTTGCTGCGTCGATCCTCAGCGAATACCCGGATGTCAAAGCGCTGCTGGCCGGCAACGACAGCATGGCTGTAGGTGCTGTCTCCGCCGTGCGCGCCGCGGGCAAGGCCGGTCAGGTCCAAGTGGTTGGTTATGACAACATCAATGCCATTAAGCCCATGTTGAAGGACGGTCGCGTGTTGGCCACGGCTGACCAGTTCGCTGCCAAGCAAGCTGTGTTCGGCATCGAAACCGCGCTGAAAATCATCAAGGGCGAGAAAGTCGACAGCGGCGCCAACGGCGTGATCGAAACACCGGTCGAGCTGGTCACCAAGTAA
- a CDS encoding siderophore-interacting protein, whose protein sequence is MASANPYKLFDVILHRKTLLSPHMMRITLASPAVKEMATWAPDQRVKLFFPAADGSPARLAQGEGWYARFKAMIADRRPAMRTYTIRHLRAEQGEVDIDFVLHGETGPASRWALRAQPGDSMQILAPDRRFSAQDAGGFEWKPPQSLKQVLLVADGTALPAAMGILDELAAMAEPPLTQAFFEVDSVEDMLAVPDWAGLTVQWLIRDQASAGTLMVAAVQKAVPPIHASSIGQAVELAEVDIDKEILWEIAETASEGFYGWIAGESAAVMSLRRYLVKECGIARESLNLMGYWRYNKAGS, encoded by the coding sequence ATGGCCTCCGCCAATCCTTACAAGCTGTTCGACGTCATCCTGCATCGCAAAACCTTACTCAGCCCGCACATGATGCGGATCACGCTGGCCAGTCCTGCTGTTAAAGAAATGGCCACCTGGGCGCCGGATCAAAGGGTGAAACTGTTTTTTCCTGCGGCTGATGGTTCGCCTGCCAGGCTTGCTCAGGGCGAGGGTTGGTACGCCCGCTTCAAGGCAATGATTGCCGATCGGCGTCCGGCGATGCGCACCTACACCATTCGCCATTTGCGGGCCGAACAAGGCGAAGTGGATATTGATTTTGTTCTGCACGGTGAAACCGGACCGGCTTCGCGGTGGGCGCTTCGGGCGCAGCCCGGTGATTCGATGCAGATTCTCGCTCCGGATCGCCGCTTTTCAGCACAGGACGCCGGCGGATTCGAATGGAAGCCGCCGCAGTCTCTCAAGCAGGTTCTGTTGGTCGCCGACGGCACGGCGCTACCGGCGGCCATGGGCATTCTCGATGAGTTGGCCGCTATGGCCGAGCCACCCCTGACGCAGGCGTTTTTCGAAGTCGACAGTGTCGAGGATATGCTGGCAGTTCCCGATTGGGCCGGGCTGACGGTGCAGTGGTTGATCCGGGACCAGGCCAGCGCCGGTACGTTGATGGTGGCGGCGGTGCAGAAAGCGGTTCCCCCCATTCATGCCTCATCCATCGGCCAGGCTGTCGAGTTGGCCGAGGTCGATATCGACAAAGAGATTCTTTGGGAAATAGCCGAGACAGCCAGTGAAGGTTTCTATGGCTGGATCGCTGGAGAAAGCGCCGCAGTGATGAGCCTGCGCAGGTACCTGGTCAAAGAATGCGGAATCGCGCGGGAGTCGCTCAACCTGATGGGCTATTGGCGTTACAACAAGGCGGGCAGCTAG